A single window of Ornithorhynchus anatinus isolate Pmale09 chromosome 3, mOrnAna1.pri.v4, whole genome shotgun sequence DNA harbors:
- the LOC100090374 gene encoding keratin-associated protein 5-10-like: MGCSGGSGGCASGCGGCGGGCGSGGCVPVCCTTCCKPVCCSSGCGKGGCGSCGGSKGGCGSCGGCGSCGGCGSCGGSKGGCGSCGGSKGGCGSCGGGKGGCGSCGGCGSCGGGKGGCGSCGGCGSCCQSSCCVPCCSQTCCCVPCCKPTCCQTSCCVPCCSQTSCCVPCCAPSCCQTGCCVPCCAQTSCCKPACCQSGCCVPCCKPPCCAQASCGHPLCCQCKI, from the coding sequence ATGGGCTgctctggaggttctggaggctGTGCGTCCGGCTGTGGAGGCTGCGGTGGAGGCTGTGGATCTGGGGGCTGCGTGCCCGTGTGCTGCACGACCTGCTGTAAGCCAGTGTGCTGCAGCTCTGGTTGCGGCAAAGGAGGCTGTGGCTCCTGTGGAGGCTCCAAAGGAGGCTGTGGTTCTTGCGGAGGCTGTGGATCCTGTGGAGGCTGTGGCTCATGTGGAGGCTCCAAAGGAGGCTGTGGTTCTTGTGGAGGTAGCAAAGGAGGCTGCGGGTCCTGCGGAGGTGGCAAAGGAGGCTGTGGCTCGTGCGGAGGCTGTGGTTCATGTGGAGGCGGTAAAGGAGGCTGTGGCTCATGTGGAGGCTGTGGTTCCTGCTGCCAGTCCAGTTGCTGTGTgccctgctgctctcagacctgcTGCTGTGTGCCGTGCTGTAAGCCCACCTGCTGCCAGACCAGCTGCTGCGTGCCCTGCTGCTCCCAGACCAGCTGCTGTGTGCCCTGCTGTGCGCCCTCCTGCTGCCAGACCGGCTGCTGTGTGCCCTGCTGTGCCCAGACCAGCTGCTGTAAGCCTGCCTGCTGCCAGTCCGGCTGCTGTGTGCCCTGCTGTAAGCCCCCCTGCTGTGCCCA
- the LOC100090349 gene encoding keratin-associated protein 5-4-like, whose protein sequence is MGCSGGSGGCAPGCGGCGGYGGCGGGCGSGGCVPMYCTTCCVPVCCSSGGSGSCGGSKGGCGACGGCGSCGGCGSCGGTKGGCGSCGGCGSCGGTKGGCGSCGGCGSCGGAKGSCGSCGGCGSCGGAKGGCGSCGGCGSCGGAKGGCGSCGGCGSCGGAKGGCGSCGGCGSCGGAKGGCGSCGGCGSCGGCGSCGGAKGGCGSCGGCGSCGGAKGGCGSCGGCGTCGGCGSCGGAKGGCGSGGSCGSCCGSCGGCGSCGGAKGGCGSCGGAKGGCGSCGGGKGGCGSCGGCGSCGGGKGGCGSCYQSSCCVPPYCSQTSCCVPCCVPPCCQTSCGMPCCAQTSCCKPPCCQTGCCVPCCAPPCCAQASCCKPPCCAQASCCHPLCCQCKI, encoded by the exons ATGGGCTGCTCCGGAGGTTCAGGAGGCTGCGCGCccggctgcgggggctgcggtgGCTATGGAGGCTGCGGAGGAGGCTGTGGATCTGGGGGCTGCGTGCCCATGTACTGCACGACCTGCTGTGTGCCAGTGTGCTGCAGCTCCGGTGGCAGCGGCTCCTGTGGAGGCTCCAAAGGAGGCTGTGGTGCATGTGGAGGCTGTGGTTCCTGTGGAGGCTGTGGCTCCTGTGGAGGCACTAAAGGAGGCTGTGGATCCTGTGGAGGCTGTGGCTCCTGCGGAGGCACTAAAGGAGGCTGTGGATCCTGTGGAGGCTGTGGCTCCTGCGGAGGCGCTAAAGGAAGCTGTGGATCCTGTGGAGGCTGTGGCTCCTGTGGAGGTGCTAAAGGAGGCTGTGGATCCTGTGGAGGCTGTGGCTCCTGCGGAGGCGCTAAAGGAGGCTGTGGATCCTGTGGAGGCTGTGGCTCCTGCGGAGGCGCTAAAGGAGGCTGTGGATCCTGTGGAGGCTGTGGCTCCTGTGGAGGTGCTAAAGGAGGCTGTGGATCCTGTGGAGGCTGTGGATCCTGTGGAGGCTGTGGCTCCTGCGGAGGTGCTAAAGGAGGCTGTGGATCCTGTGGAGGCTGTGGCTCCTGCGGAGGTGCTAAAGGAGGCTGTGGATCCTGTGGAGGCTGTGGAACCTGTGGAGGCTGTGGCTCCTGCGGAGGCGCTAAAGGAGGCTGTGGATCCGGTGGAAGCTGTGGCTCCT GCTGTGGATCCTGTGGAGGCTGTGGCTCCTGTGGAGGCGCTAAAGGAGGCTGTGGCTCCTGCGGAGGCGCTAAAGGAGGCTGTGGCTCTTGTGGAGGTGGTAAAGGAGGCTGTGGATCCTGTGGAGGTTGTGGTTCGTGCGGAGGTGGCAAAGGAGGCTGTGGTTCCTGTTACCAATCCAGCTGCTGTGTGCCCCCCTACTGCTCCCAGACCAGCTGCTGTGTGCCCTGCTGTGTGCCCCCCTGCTGCCAGACCAGCTGCGGCATGCCCTGCTGTGCCCAGACCAGCTGCTGTAAGCCCCCCTGCTGCCAGACCGGCTGCTGTGTGCCCTGCTGCGCGCCCCCCTGCTGTGCCCAGGCCAGCTGCTGTAAGCCCCCCTGCTGTGCCCAGGCCAGCTGCTGTCACCCCCTTTGCTGCCAGTGTAAGATCTAA